The proteins below are encoded in one region of Vulpes lagopus strain Blue_001 chromosome 10, ASM1834538v1, whole genome shotgun sequence:
- the SMCR8 gene encoding LOW QUALITY PROTEIN: guanine nucleotide exchange protein SMCR8 (The sequence of the model RefSeq protein was modified relative to this genomic sequence to represent the inferred CDS: inserted 1 base in 1 codon): MISAPDVVAFTKEEEYEEEPYNEPALPEEYSVPLFPFASQGANPWSKLSGAKFSRDFILISEFSEQVGPQPLLTIPNDTKVFGTFDLNYFSLRIMSVDYQASFVGHPPGSAYPKLNFVEDSKVVLGDSKEGAFAYVHHLTLYDLEARGFVRPFCMAYISADQHKIMQQFQELSAEFSKASECLKTGNRKAFAGELEKKLKDLDYTRTVLHTETEIQKKANDKGFYSSQAIEKANELASVEKSIIEHXDLLKQIRSYPHRKLKGSALCSGEMEHTQDQASQPATTSNTDESAATDLYTCRPAYTPKLIKAKSTKCFDKKLKTLEELCDTEYFTQTLAQLSHIEHMFRGDLCYLLTSQIDRALLKQQHITNFLFEDFVEVDDRVVEKQESTPPKPSPGRPPSRSLEECPIPQVLISVGSYKSSVESVPIKMEQELGDEYRESEVTEMSSFDPQESLDYLDMDMKGSISSGESIEVLGTEKSTSVLAKSDSQASLTVPLSPQVVRSKVVSHRTISEDSIEVLSTCPSEALIPDDFKASYPSAINEEESYADDSEGAIHFQASVSPPELGEAEEGSLENTSSQADSSCCIGKESESLRVPLSTPAHTPSDQDGVVSIPPQRYRQKDQGFHVDFAVENANPSQDNSSEGFPAYELDPERLLASRDVSKSSLDNSDTTSNLSSIASTSSDRTPSSAYPPGPSSERHKKRAGQNALKFIRQYPFAHPAIYSLLSGRTLVVLGEDEAIVRKLVTALSIFVPNHSHHAKPVKHWISSPLHITDFQKWKLIGLQRVASPASAGTLHALSRYSRYTSVLDLDNRALRCPLYRGTLVPRLADHRTQIKRGSTYYLHVQSMLTQLCSKAFLYTFCHHLHLPAHDKETEELVASRQASFLKLNLGLVNEDAKVVQYLAELLKLHYTQEAPGTSHPTLRFDYVPSFLYKI, encoded by the exons ATGATCAGCGCCCCTGACGTGGTGGCCTTCACCAAAGAGGAGGAGTACGAGGAGGAGCCTTACAATGAGCCCGCCTTGCCCGAGGAGTACTCGGTGCCGCTCTTCCCTTTCGCCAGCCAGGGAGCCAACCCGTGGTCCAAACTGTCCGGGGCCAAGTTCTCTAGGGACTTCATCCTTATTTCCGAGTTCTCTGAGCAGGTGGGACCCCAGCCCTTGCTGACCATCCCCAATGACACCAAAGTTTTTGGTACTTTTGATCTCAATTACTTCTCCCTGCGGATCATGTCTGTGGATTACCAGGCCTCCTTTGTGGGCCACCCCCCTGGTTCTGCCTATCCCAAGCTGAACTTTGTGGAGGACTCCAAGGTGGTGCTGGGAGATTCCAAGGAGGGAGCATTTGCATATGTGCACCACCTTACCCTGTATGACCTGGAGGCCCGGGGCTTTGTGAGGCCCTTTTGCATGGCTTATATCTCAGCAGACCAACACAAGATCATGCAGCAGTTTCAGGAGCTCTCAGCTGAATTTTCCAAAGCTTCTGAGTGCTTGAAGACAGGCAACAGGAAGGCATTTGCGGGAGAACTTGAGAAAAAACTGAAAGACTTGGATTACACCAGGACAGTGCTGCACACAGAAACGGAGATCCAGAAGAAGGCCAACGACAAAGGCTTTTACTCATCTCAGGCAATTGAGAAAGCCAACGAACTGGCTAGTGTAGAGAAGTCCATCATTGAAC CAGACCTGCTGAAGCAGATCCGCTCGTACCCTCATCGGAAGTTGAAGGGGTCTGCTCTGTGTTCTGGGGAGATGGAGCACACCCAGGATcaggccagccagccagccactaCCTCTAACACTGATGAGTCTGCTGCCACAGACCTTTACACCTGCAGACCTGCTTATACCCCTAAACTCATCAAAGCAAAGTCCACCAAGTGTTTTGACAAAAAGTTAAAGACCTTGGAAGAGCTCTGTGACACTGAGTATTTTACCCAGACCCTGGCCCAGCTCAGCCACATAGAGCACATGTTCAGAGGAGACCTGTGCTACCTCCTGACCAGCCAGATTGACAGAGCACTTCTAAAACAACAGCACATAACCAACTTCCTCTTCGAAGATTTTGTGGAGGTTGACGACAGGGTGGTAGAGAAACAAGAGAGCACACCCCCTAAACCCAGTCCAGGCAGGCCGCCTTCCAGGTCTCTGGAAGAATGTCCGATCCCTCAAGTGTTAATTAGCGTTGGTTCTTACAAGTCCAGTGTGGAGTCTGTGCCGATAAAGATGGAGCAGGAACTTGGAGATGAGTACAGGGAATCGGAGGTGACAGAAATGAGCAGTTTTGATCCCCAGGAAAGCTTGGACTATCTAGATATGGACATGAAAGGGAGCATCAGCAGTGGCGAAAGCATCGAGGTTCTGGGCACGGAGAAGTCCACCTCTGTGCTAGCTAAATCTGACAGCCAGGCCAGCCTCACCGTGCCATTGAGCCCCCAGGTGGTCCGGAGCAAGGTGGTCAGCCACAGGACCATCAGCGAGGACAGTATTGAGGTCCTCAGCACTTGCCCCTCTGAAGCCCTCATCCCTGACGATTTTAAGGCCAGCTACCCAAGTGCCATTAACGAAGAAGAATCGTATGCAGATGATAGTGAGGGAGCCATCCACTTCCAGGCAAGTGTCAGCCCACCAGAGCTGGGTGAGGCAGAGGAGGGCAGCTTAGAAAACACCTCGTCACAAGCAGACTCGTCCTGCTGCATTGGGAAGGAGAGTGAGAGTCTGCGGGTGCCCCTTTCCACCCCAGCCCACACCCCCTCGGATCAGGATGGAGTTGTGAGCATCCCCCCACAGCGCTACAGGCAGAAGGATCAGGGATTCCACGTAGACTTTGCGGTGGAAAATGCCAACCCTTCCCAAGACAACAGTTCTGAGGGCTTTCCTGCTTATGAGCTGGATCCAGAACGCCTGCTGGCTAGCCGGGATGTCAGCAAGAGCAGCCTGGACAACTCTGACACTACCAGCAATCTGAGCAGTATAGCCTCCACCAGCTCAGACAGGACTCCCTCCTCTGCTTATCCCCCTGGCCCCTCTTCTGAGAGGCATAAAAAGAGGGCTGGCCAGAACGCCTTAAAATTCATCCGTCAATACCCCTTTGCCCACCCGGCCATCTACTCTCTCCTCAGTGGGAGGACACTTGTGGTCCTGGGAGAGGACGAGGCCATAGTGAGGAAGCTGGTGACGGCACTGTCAATCTTCGTCCCTAACCACAGCCATCATGCCAAACCTGTGAAGCACTGGATCTCCTCTCCTTTGCATATTACAGATTTTCAGAAGTGGAAGCTTATCGGCCTGCAGAG AGTGGCATCCCCTGCCAGTGCCGGCACCCTCCATGCCCTGAGCCGCTACAGCCGCTACACAAGCGTCCTGGACCTGGACAACAGGGCCCTGCGCTGCCCCCTCTACAGAGGTACCCTTGTGCCCCGGCTGGCAGACCACCGCACTCAGATCAAGCGGGGCAGCACCTACTACCTGCACGTCCAGAGCATGCTCACCCAGCTCTGCTCCAAGGCCTTCCTCTACACCTTTTGCCACCACCTGCACCTGCCTGCCCATGACAAGGAGACAGAGGAACTGGTTGCCAGCCGCCAGGCGAGCTTCCTGAAGCTGAACCTGGGCCTGGTGAACGAAGATGCTAAGGTGGTCCAGTACCTGGCTGAGCTGCTGAAGCTACACTACACACAGGAGGCTCCTGGAACCAGCCACCCCACACTCAGGTTCGACTACGTCCCCAGCTTTTTGTACAAGATCTGA
- the TOP3A gene encoding DNA topoisomerase 3-alpha isoform X2, whose amino-acid sequence MIFPVARRALRWLLRPGARTLSRAAMEVAFRGVRKILCVAEKNDAAKGIADLLSNGRMRRNVTMVMTSVSGHLLAHDFQMQFRKWQSCNPLVLFEAEIEKYCPENFVDIKKTLQRETQQCQALVIWTDCDREGENIGFEIIHVCRAVKPNLQVLRARFSEITPRAVRVACENLTEPDQRVSDAVDVRQELDLRIGAAFTRFQTLRLQKIFPEVLAEQLISYGSCQFPTLGFVVERFKAIQAFVPEIFHKIKVTHDHKDGIVEFNWKRHRLFNHTACLVLYQLCMEDPTATVVEVRSKSKSKWRPQALDTVELEKLASRKLRINAKETMRIAEKLYTQGYISYPRTETNIFPKDLDLTVLVEQQTPDPRWGAFAQSILERGGPTPRNGNKSDQAHPPIHPTKYTSSLQGDEQRLYEFIVRHFLACCSQDAQGQETTVEIDIAQERFVAHGLMILARNYLDVYPYDRWSDKTLPVYERGSHFQPSTVEMVDGETSPPQLLTEADLIALMEKHGIGTDATHAEHIETIKARMYVGLTADKRFLPGHLGMGLVEGYDSMGYEMSKPDLRAELEADLKLICEGKKDKSVVLRQQVQKYKQVFIEAVAKAKKLDEALSQYFGEGTEVAQQEAIYPSMPEPIKKCPQCNKDMVLKTKKNGGFYLSCTGFPECRSAVWFPDSVLEASRDDSVCPVCQPHPVYRLKLKFKRGSLPPTMPLEFVGCIGGCDETLREILDLRFSQGPPRASQPASQPSNYLQASQSQNRMDSAPRMLPPPADGESNSVTCNCGQEAVLLTVRKEGPNQGRQFYKCGGGGCDFFLWADSSAPEPRGPPASALRPAGGSLGHPPAMGDRRGGFGRPGDDGGRGMACLCSQPVVTRTVQKDGPNKGRQFHTCAKPREQQCGFFQWVDENVAPGTFRTPTWPRGRGRTQGPEARSKRARASSADMGSTPKKPRKCSLCHQPGHTRPFCPQNS is encoded by the exons ATGATCTTCCCGGTCGCCCGCCGCGCGCTCCGCTGGCTGCTACGGCCGGGAGCCCGGACCTTGTCCCGTGCTGCCATGGAGGTGGCCTTCCGAGGTGTGCGCAAAATTCTCTGTGTGGCCGAGAAAAACGACGCGGCCAAGGGGATCGCCGACCTGCTGTCCAACGGCCGCATGAGGCGG AATGTTACCATGGTAATGACTTCAGTTTCTGGACATTTGCTGGCTCACGATTTCCAGATGCAGTTTCGCAAATG gCAGAGCTGCAATCCCCTTGTCCTCTTTGAAGCAGAAATTGAAAAGTACTGCCCAGAGAATTTTGTAGACATCAAG AAAACTCTGCAGCGAGAGACTCAGCAATGCCAGGCCCTGGTGATCTGGACGGACTGTGATAGAGAAGGTGAAAATATCGGGTTTGAAATTATCCACGTATGCAGGGCTG TGAAGCCAAACCTGCAGGTGCTGAGAGCCCGTTTCTCTGAGATCACCCCCCGAGCTGTCCGAGTGGCCTGTGAAAACCTGACTGAGCCTGATCAGAGAGTGAGCGATGCCGTGGACGTGAGGCAGGAGTTGGACCTGAGGATTG GAGCTGCCTTCACTAGGTTCCAAACCCTGAGGCTTCAGAAGATTTTTCCTGAGGTGTTAGCAGAACAGCTGATCAGTTATGGCAGCTGCCAGTTCCCAACCCTGGGGTTCGTGGTGGAGAGGTTCAAAGCCATTCAGGCTTTTGTGCCAGAAATCTTCCACAAAATTAAAG TAACTCATGACCACAAAGATGGCATCGTAGAATTCAACTGGAAAAGGCATCGTCTCTTTAACCACACAGCTTGTCTTGTCCTCTATCAGCTGTGCATGGAG GATCCCACGGCAACTGTGGTGGAGGTCAGGTCTAAGTCAAAGAGCAAATGGAGGCCTCAAGCGTTGGACACTGTG GAGCTTGAGAAGCTGGCTTCTCGAAAGTTGAGAATAAATGCTAAAGAAACCATGAGGATTGCCGAAAAGCTCTACACTCAAGG GTACATCAGCTATCCTCGAACTGAAACAAACATTTTCCCCAAAGACTTAGACCTAACAGTGCTGGTGGAGCAGCAGACCCCGGATCCACGCTGGGGGGCCTTTGCCCAGAGCATTCTAGAGCGGGGTGGCCCCACTCCACGCAATGGGAACAAGTCTGACCAGGCTCACCCTCCCATCCACCCCACCAAATACACCAGCAGCTTGCAG GGAGATGAGCAGCGGCTGTATGAGTTCATCGTGCGGCATTTCCTGGCTTGCTGCTCCCAGGATGCCCAGGGGCAGGAGACCACCGTGGAGATTGACATCGCTCAGGAACGCTTCGTGGCCCACGGCCTCATGATTTTGGCCCGAAACTATCTGGATGTGTACCCATACGACCGCTGGAGTGACAAG ACCCTCCCTGTCTATGAGAGAGGCTCCCACTTTCAGCCCAGCACTGTGGAGATGGTGGACGGAGAGACCAGCCCACCCCAGCTGCTCACCGAAGCCGACCTCATTGCCCTCATGGAGAAGCACGGCATTG GTACTGACGCCACTCATGCGGAGCACATCGAGACAATCAAAGCCCGGATGTATGTCGGGCTCACCGCAGACAAGCGGTTTCTCCCTGGACATCTGGGCATGGGGCTTGTGGAAG GCTATGACTCCATGGGCTATGAGATGTCCAAGCCTGACCTCCGGGCCGAGCTAGAAGCTGATCTGAAGCTGATCTGTGAAGGCAAGAAGGACAAGTCAGTGGTTCTAAGGCAGCAAGTCCAGAAATACAAGCAGGTTTTCATTGAAGCTGTGGCCAAAGCAAAGAA ATTGGACGAGGCCTTATCCCAGTACtttggggaagggacagaggtggCCCAGCAAGAAGCCATCTACCCGAGCATGCCAGAGCCCATCAAGAAGTGTCCGCAATGCAACAAGGATATGGTCCTCAAGACAAAGAAGAATGGCGG GTTTTACCTCAGCTGCACCGGCTTCCCGGAATGTCGCTCAGCCGTGTGGTTCCCTGACTCTGTGCTGGAGGCCAGCAGGGATGACAGTGTGTGTCCGGTTTGTCAGCCTCACCCCGTTTACAG GTTGAAGTTAAAGTTTAAACGCGGCAGCCTCCCCCCGACCATGCCCCTAGAGTTTGTTGGCTGCATCGGTGGATGTGACGAGACACTGCGGGAAATCTTGGACCTGAGGTTCTCACAGGGCCCCCCCAGAGcttcccagccagccagccagccctctAACTACCTGCAAGCTAGCCAGTCCCAGAACAGAATGGACAGTGCCCCCCGGATGCTGCCCCCGCCCGCCGATGGGGAAAGTAATTCTGTGACCTGCAACTGTGGCCAGGAGGCCGTGCTGCTCACTGTGCGGAAGGAGGGTCCCAACCAGGGCCGGCAGTTCTATAAGTGTGGTGGCGGTGGCTGTGACTTCTTCCTGTGGGCTGATAGCAGCGCCCCAGAACCCAGGGGGCCTCCTGCCTCTGCACTGAGGCCTGCGGGCGGCTCGCTGGGCCACCCACCTGCCATGGGGGACCGCCGGGGTGGGTTTGGCAGACCCGGAGATGATGGTGGCAGGGGCATGGCCTGCCTGTGTAGCCAGCCCGTCGTCACCCGGACTGTGCAGAAGGATGGGCCCAACAAGGGCCGCCAGTTCCACACGTGTGCCAAGCCAAGAGAGCAACAGTGCGGCTTCTTTCAGTGGGTGGACGAGAATGTGGCCCCAG GGACTTTCAGAACCCCAACCTGgccaagaggcagaggaagaactcAGGGGCCAGAGGCCAGAAGCAAAAGAGCCCGGGCCAGTTCCGCAGACATGGGGTCCACTCCCAAGAAACCCCGGAAATGCAGCCTTTGCCACCAGCCTGGACATACCCGTCCCTTCTGTCCTCAGAACAGCTGA
- the TOP3A gene encoding DNA topoisomerase 3-alpha isoform X1, giving the protein MIFPVARRALRWLLRPGARTLSRAAMEVAFRGVRKILCVAEKNDAAKGIADLLSNGRMRRREGFSKFNKIYEFDYHLYGQNVTMVMTSVSGHLLAHDFQMQFRKWQSCNPLVLFEAEIEKYCPENFVDIKKTLQRETQQCQALVIWTDCDREGENIGFEIIHVCRAVKPNLQVLRARFSEITPRAVRVACENLTEPDQRVSDAVDVRQELDLRIGAAFTRFQTLRLQKIFPEVLAEQLISYGSCQFPTLGFVVERFKAIQAFVPEIFHKIKVTHDHKDGIVEFNWKRHRLFNHTACLVLYQLCMEDPTATVVEVRSKSKSKWRPQALDTVELEKLASRKLRINAKETMRIAEKLYTQGYISYPRTETNIFPKDLDLTVLVEQQTPDPRWGAFAQSILERGGPTPRNGNKSDQAHPPIHPTKYTSSLQGDEQRLYEFIVRHFLACCSQDAQGQETTVEIDIAQERFVAHGLMILARNYLDVYPYDRWSDKTLPVYERGSHFQPSTVEMVDGETSPPQLLTEADLIALMEKHGIGTDATHAEHIETIKARMYVGLTADKRFLPGHLGMGLVEGYDSMGYEMSKPDLRAELEADLKLICEGKKDKSVVLRQQVQKYKQVFIEAVAKAKKLDEALSQYFGEGTEVAQQEAIYPSMPEPIKKCPQCNKDMVLKTKKNGGFYLSCTGFPECRSAVWFPDSVLEASRDDSVCPVCQPHPVYRLKLKFKRGSLPPTMPLEFVGCIGGCDETLREILDLRFSQGPPRASQPASQPSNYLQASQSQNRMDSAPRMLPPPADGESNSVTCNCGQEAVLLTVRKEGPNQGRQFYKCGGGGCDFFLWADSSAPEPRGPPASALRPAGGSLGHPPAMGDRRGGFGRPGDDGGRGMACLCSQPVVTRTVQKDGPNKGRQFHTCAKPREQQCGFFQWVDENVAPGTFRTPTWPRGRGRTQGPEARSKRARASSADMGSTPKKPRKCSLCHQPGHTRPFCPQNS; this is encoded by the exons ATGATCTTCCCGGTCGCCCGCCGCGCGCTCCGCTGGCTGCTACGGCCGGGAGCCCGGACCTTGTCCCGTGCTGCCATGGAGGTGGCCTTCCGAGGTGTGCGCAAAATTCTCTGTGTGGCCGAGAAAAACGACGCGGCCAAGGGGATCGCCGACCTGCTGTCCAACGGCCGCATGAGGCGG aGGGAAGGATTTTCAAAATTCAACAAgatctatgaatttgattatcATCTATATGGCCAG AATGTTACCATGGTAATGACTTCAGTTTCTGGACATTTGCTGGCTCACGATTTCCAGATGCAGTTTCGCAAATG gCAGAGCTGCAATCCCCTTGTCCTCTTTGAAGCAGAAATTGAAAAGTACTGCCCAGAGAATTTTGTAGACATCAAG AAAACTCTGCAGCGAGAGACTCAGCAATGCCAGGCCCTGGTGATCTGGACGGACTGTGATAGAGAAGGTGAAAATATCGGGTTTGAAATTATCCACGTATGCAGGGCTG TGAAGCCAAACCTGCAGGTGCTGAGAGCCCGTTTCTCTGAGATCACCCCCCGAGCTGTCCGAGTGGCCTGTGAAAACCTGACTGAGCCTGATCAGAGAGTGAGCGATGCCGTGGACGTGAGGCAGGAGTTGGACCTGAGGATTG GAGCTGCCTTCACTAGGTTCCAAACCCTGAGGCTTCAGAAGATTTTTCCTGAGGTGTTAGCAGAACAGCTGATCAGTTATGGCAGCTGCCAGTTCCCAACCCTGGGGTTCGTGGTGGAGAGGTTCAAAGCCATTCAGGCTTTTGTGCCAGAAATCTTCCACAAAATTAAAG TAACTCATGACCACAAAGATGGCATCGTAGAATTCAACTGGAAAAGGCATCGTCTCTTTAACCACACAGCTTGTCTTGTCCTCTATCAGCTGTGCATGGAG GATCCCACGGCAACTGTGGTGGAGGTCAGGTCTAAGTCAAAGAGCAAATGGAGGCCTCAAGCGTTGGACACTGTG GAGCTTGAGAAGCTGGCTTCTCGAAAGTTGAGAATAAATGCTAAAGAAACCATGAGGATTGCCGAAAAGCTCTACACTCAAGG GTACATCAGCTATCCTCGAACTGAAACAAACATTTTCCCCAAAGACTTAGACCTAACAGTGCTGGTGGAGCAGCAGACCCCGGATCCACGCTGGGGGGCCTTTGCCCAGAGCATTCTAGAGCGGGGTGGCCCCACTCCACGCAATGGGAACAAGTCTGACCAGGCTCACCCTCCCATCCACCCCACCAAATACACCAGCAGCTTGCAG GGAGATGAGCAGCGGCTGTATGAGTTCATCGTGCGGCATTTCCTGGCTTGCTGCTCCCAGGATGCCCAGGGGCAGGAGACCACCGTGGAGATTGACATCGCTCAGGAACGCTTCGTGGCCCACGGCCTCATGATTTTGGCCCGAAACTATCTGGATGTGTACCCATACGACCGCTGGAGTGACAAG ACCCTCCCTGTCTATGAGAGAGGCTCCCACTTTCAGCCCAGCACTGTGGAGATGGTGGACGGAGAGACCAGCCCACCCCAGCTGCTCACCGAAGCCGACCTCATTGCCCTCATGGAGAAGCACGGCATTG GTACTGACGCCACTCATGCGGAGCACATCGAGACAATCAAAGCCCGGATGTATGTCGGGCTCACCGCAGACAAGCGGTTTCTCCCTGGACATCTGGGCATGGGGCTTGTGGAAG GCTATGACTCCATGGGCTATGAGATGTCCAAGCCTGACCTCCGGGCCGAGCTAGAAGCTGATCTGAAGCTGATCTGTGAAGGCAAGAAGGACAAGTCAGTGGTTCTAAGGCAGCAAGTCCAGAAATACAAGCAGGTTTTCATTGAAGCTGTGGCCAAAGCAAAGAA ATTGGACGAGGCCTTATCCCAGTACtttggggaagggacagaggtggCCCAGCAAGAAGCCATCTACCCGAGCATGCCAGAGCCCATCAAGAAGTGTCCGCAATGCAACAAGGATATGGTCCTCAAGACAAAGAAGAATGGCGG GTTTTACCTCAGCTGCACCGGCTTCCCGGAATGTCGCTCAGCCGTGTGGTTCCCTGACTCTGTGCTGGAGGCCAGCAGGGATGACAGTGTGTGTCCGGTTTGTCAGCCTCACCCCGTTTACAG GTTGAAGTTAAAGTTTAAACGCGGCAGCCTCCCCCCGACCATGCCCCTAGAGTTTGTTGGCTGCATCGGTGGATGTGACGAGACACTGCGGGAAATCTTGGACCTGAGGTTCTCACAGGGCCCCCCCAGAGcttcccagccagccagccagccctctAACTACCTGCAAGCTAGCCAGTCCCAGAACAGAATGGACAGTGCCCCCCGGATGCTGCCCCCGCCCGCCGATGGGGAAAGTAATTCTGTGACCTGCAACTGTGGCCAGGAGGCCGTGCTGCTCACTGTGCGGAAGGAGGGTCCCAACCAGGGCCGGCAGTTCTATAAGTGTGGTGGCGGTGGCTGTGACTTCTTCCTGTGGGCTGATAGCAGCGCCCCAGAACCCAGGGGGCCTCCTGCCTCTGCACTGAGGCCTGCGGGCGGCTCGCTGGGCCACCCACCTGCCATGGGGGACCGCCGGGGTGGGTTTGGCAGACCCGGAGATGATGGTGGCAGGGGCATGGCCTGCCTGTGTAGCCAGCCCGTCGTCACCCGGACTGTGCAGAAGGATGGGCCCAACAAGGGCCGCCAGTTCCACACGTGTGCCAAGCCAAGAGAGCAACAGTGCGGCTTCTTTCAGTGGGTGGACGAGAATGTGGCCCCAG GGACTTTCAGAACCCCAACCTGgccaagaggcagaggaagaactcAGGGGCCAGAGGCCAGAAGCAAAAGAGCCCGGGCCAGTTCCGCAGACATGGGGTCCACTCCCAAGAAACCCCGGAAATGCAGCCTTTGCCACCAGCCTGGACATACCCGTCCCTTCTGTCCTCAGAACAGCTGA